In the Gemmatimonadaceae bacterium genome, one interval contains:
- a CDS encoding Plug domain-containing protein, producing the protein MPSAARAQGRDTVVKRDTLVRRDTSAKRDTLVKTDSAARAAARVPGNTVPPADTTVRADTAPPHIPLPVDTVRRDTIKAPLAHAELPQTADPTGSYHLDRDEIFATGAQNVGDLLDRLPGVTQLRAGWMAAPMTATYLGDAARVRVFLDGVEYQSFDPHAGGSLDYSQIPLWPIEAVTVERSASEVRVYMNTWEVDRTTPYTRTDITTGDHQTNLYRGFFGRRFKHGESLQFGVEQYGTAPEPQGATSDQLSLMGRVGWAHGPFSVDAFMLQVRTHRGTITDPYSLDSLDQLDATRRDAYLRFGVGSPDRGPWLQAIAATTRYQFAGGATTVPTIIDSTKAAGDTTVSGAQYLLTGGFTRWGVRVSGAARYFASFNRAFVAQDSAHDTTTVQGSPAADSSGAPSVKPCCWRHGLFVPSVRADFNLWKFSVSAFAEGQGPDSVSRREANAVFAPFSFLRFAGAVGSERDARTPDSLLTPGYRRLEAGLRIHDLWLGGGTIMRGAVMLAAPALVNDSLTRVSEPSATATFISVRGRIWRGINADAFALKWNDSTGFYRPQYQTRAQLYISTSLLDRFPDNSFHIFFGATHEYQSATYFPVGAAGVERLPGYRTIGAQLEIRIERAVLSYRFTNALGEKYQTVPGFQMPRQSSVYGIRWYFWN; encoded by the coding sequence GGCGGCCCGCGTGCCTGGCAACACCGTGCCACCAGCGGACACGACGGTGCGGGCCGACACCGCTCCGCCGCACATACCGCTGCCCGTCGATACGGTGCGGCGCGACACGATCAAGGCACCGTTGGCCCACGCCGAACTGCCGCAGACCGCGGATCCCACGGGCAGCTATCACCTCGACCGGGACGAGATCTTCGCCACCGGTGCCCAGAACGTGGGCGATCTGCTCGACCGGCTGCCCGGCGTCACGCAACTGCGCGCCGGATGGATGGCCGCGCCCATGACGGCGACGTACCTCGGCGACGCGGCGCGGGTGCGCGTGTTCCTGGACGGGGTGGAATACCAGTCCTTCGATCCCCATGCCGGCGGCTCCCTCGACTACAGCCAGATCCCGCTCTGGCCCATCGAGGCGGTCACCGTCGAGCGGTCGGCGAGCGAAGTCCGGGTGTACATGAACACCTGGGAAGTGGACCGCACCACGCCGTACACGCGCACCGACATCACCACCGGCGACCATCAGACCAACCTCTACCGCGGGTTCTTCGGGCGCCGGTTCAAGCACGGGGAGTCGCTGCAGTTCGGGGTGGAACAGTACGGAACGGCTCCCGAACCGCAGGGAGCCACCAGCGATCAGCTTTCGCTTATGGGACGAGTCGGCTGGGCCCATGGTCCGTTCAGCGTGGACGCGTTCATGCTCCAGGTGCGCACCCATCGAGGAACGATCACCGACCCGTACAGCCTCGACTCGCTCGATCAGTTGGATGCGACGCGGCGTGATGCGTATCTGCGGTTCGGGGTCGGGAGTCCGGACCGGGGCCCCTGGTTGCAGGCCATCGCCGCGACGACGCGCTACCAGTTCGCCGGCGGAGCGACGACGGTGCCCACGATCATCGACTCCACCAAGGCGGCCGGCGACACGACGGTGTCCGGCGCCCAGTACCTGCTGACCGGCGGATTCACGCGGTGGGGGGTGCGGGTGAGCGGGGCCGCCCGCTATTTCGCGTCGTTCAATCGCGCGTTCGTGGCTCAGGACAGCGCGCACGACACGACGACCGTCCAGGGATCCCCGGCCGCCGATTCGTCCGGGGCGCCTTCCGTGAAACCCTGTTGCTGGCGCCACGGACTGTTCGTGCCGAGCGTGCGGGCCGACTTCAATCTGTGGAAGTTCTCGGTGTCGGCGTTCGCCGAGGGGCAGGGACCCGATTCCGTGTCGCGCCGCGAGGCGAACGCCGTGTTCGCTCCGTTCAGCTTTCTCCGGTTTGCGGGAGCGGTGGGCTCGGAGCGAGATGCCCGAACTCCGGACAGCCTCCTCACGCCGGGCTACCGGCGCCTCGAAGCCGGCCTCCGCATCCACGACCTCTGGCTGGGCGGCGGCACCATCATGCGAGGCGCGGTGATGCTGGCGGCCCCGGCGCTGGTCAACGATTCCCTCACCCGGGTGAGCGAACCGTCGGCCACGGCCACGTTCATTTCGGTCCGGGGGCGGATCTGGAGGGGCATCAACGCCGACGCTTTTGCGCTCAAGTGGAACGACAGCACGGGGTTCTACCGTCCGCAGTACCAGACCCGGGCCCAGTTGTACATCAGTACATCGCTCCTCGACCGGTTCCCGGACAACTCATTCCATATTTTCTTCGGCGCCACCCACGAGTACCAGTCTGCGACGTACTTTCCCGTCGGCGCCGCCGGAGTGGAGCGGCTGCCGGGCTACCGGACGATCGGGGCTCAACTCGAAATCCGCATCGAACGGGCGGTACTGTCGTACCGGTTCACCAACGCGCTCGGGGAGAAATACCAAACGGTGCCCGGGTTCCAGATGCCACGGCAGTCTTCGGTGTACGGCATACGTTGGTACTTCTGGAATTGA
- a CDS encoding YicC/YloC family endoribonuclease codes for MIRSMTGFGTADGAVGGARVTVELRSVNHRFFNPSIKLPGAMARWEGEVREAVRRGIGRGAVTVTARVEAAASASAAIDEQRFGAYVARLRELQQRHGLPPESLDVAAVLRLPDVVVSGSAEPAVEGTADELVDVVDRAVAALTAMREAEGARLAVYLDERLAIVEGALTRIGARAPERVVEQRDRLRASVQELAGGVALDEGRLEQEIALLADRLDVSEEMSRFRAHVAAFRDTIRGASGDGVGKRLGFLLQEMLREANTTGSKGNDAVVVTDVVLIKEELERIREQVENLE; via the coding sequence ATGATTCGGAGCATGACGGGATTCGGCACCGCCGACGGCGCGGTGGGCGGCGCACGGGTCACCGTGGAACTGCGCTCGGTCAACCACCGGTTTTTCAATCCCAGCATCAAACTGCCGGGTGCCATGGCGCGATGGGAAGGCGAGGTGCGGGAGGCGGTGCGCCGCGGTATCGGCCGCGGCGCGGTGACCGTCACGGCGCGCGTGGAGGCCGCGGCGTCCGCGAGCGCGGCGATCGACGAACAGCGGTTCGGAGCATACGTGGCGCGGTTGCGCGAGTTGCAGCAGCGGCACGGACTGCCACCGGAGTCGCTCGACGTGGCGGCGGTGCTGCGCCTGCCCGACGTGGTGGTGAGCGGTAGCGCCGAGCCGGCGGTGGAAGGCACGGCCGACGAGTTGGTGGACGTGGTGGACCGGGCCGTGGCGGCGCTCACGGCCATGCGGGAGGCAGAGGGCGCTCGGCTGGCAGTCTACCTCGACGAGCGGCTGGCGATCGTGGAGGGGGCACTGACGCGCATCGGTGCGCGCGCGCCGGAGCGTGTGGTGGAGCAGCGCGATCGCCTGCGGGCGTCGGTCCAGGAGTTGGCCGGCGGCGTGGCGCTCGACGAGGGTCGGCTGGAGCAGGAGATCGCGCTCCTCGCCGATCGGCTGGACGTGAGTGAGGAGATGTCGCGGTTCCGCGCCCACGTGGCGGCATTCCGCGACACGATTCGCGGCGCGAGCGGTGACGGGGTGGGCAAACGGCTGGGGTTTCTTCTGCAGGAAATGCTCCGCGAGGCGAACACCACGGGGAGCAAGGGGAACGATGCGGTGGTGGTGACCGACGTGGTGCTGATCAAGGAAGAGTTGGAACGGATTCGCGAGCAGGTCGAGAATCTCGAATGA
- the gmk gene encoding guanylate kinase gives MSNFPVILSAPSGGGKTTIARTLLARRPDLGYSVSCTTRSPRAGEVNGRDYYFLSRREFIDRQGHGDFAESAEVHGNLYGTLQAEVDRVLQAGKHVIMDIDVQGALQFRRVFPQSVTVFVLPPSGEVLLQRLRERDTESGAQMVARLHSALQELQAVDEYQYVVVNDDLGTAVDLVSSIIDAEVASRDRVANLRHQVTQLIDRLEREIENHSL, from the coding sequence ATGAGTAATTTTCCCGTCATCCTGTCGGCCCCGTCGGGCGGCGGGAAGACGACGATCGCCCGGACGCTGCTGGCCCGCCGGCCGGACCTGGGATACTCGGTGTCGTGTACGACGCGGAGCCCGCGGGCTGGTGAAGTGAATGGACGGGACTATTACTTCTTGTCGCGCCGGGAATTCATCGACCGACAGGGGCACGGGGATTTCGCGGAGTCGGCGGAAGTGCACGGGAACCTCTACGGCACCCTGCAGGCGGAAGTGGATCGAGTGTTGCAAGCCGGCAAGCACGTGATCATGGACATCGACGTTCAGGGGGCGCTGCAGTTCCGGCGCGTCTTCCCACAATCGGTGACCGTGTTCGTGTTGCCGCCGTCCGGCGAGGTGCTGTTGCAGCGACTGCGGGAGCGCGATACGGAAAGCGGCGCCCAGATGGTGGCGCGGCTGCACTCCGCGCTCCAGGAATTGCAGGCGGTGGATGAGTATCAGTACGTGGTGGTGAACGATGATCTCGGCACGGCGGTAGATCTGGTGTCGTCGATCATCGATGCGGAAGTGGCCAGTCGCGATCGCGTGGCGAACCTGCGGCATCAGGTCACGCAGTTGATCGACCGGTTGGAGCGGGAAATCGAGAACCATTCTCTCTGA
- a CDS encoding DNA-directed RNA polymerase subunit omega: MRVFTPREVAQHAANKYLGVLVASKYARVLNEFPRDRSAMGEKKLTTRAMEELSSGKLVYRVVPRRRGE; encoded by the coding sequence ATGCGAGTGTTCACACCCAGGGAAGTCGCGCAGCATGCCGCCAACAAGTATCTCGGCGTGCTCGTGGCATCGAAGTACGCGCGCGTCCTCAACGAGTTCCCGCGCGACCGTTCCGCGATGGGCGAGAAGAAGCTCACCACGCGCGCCATGGAAGAGCTGTCCAGCGGAAAGCTCGTCTATCGCGTCGTGCCGCGGCGCCGCGGCGAGTAG
- the coaBC gene encoding bifunctional phosphopantothenoylcysteine decarboxylase/phosphopantothenate--cysteine ligase CoaBC: MSLASPRPYASRRVLLGVTGGIASYKSAWVARLLTKAGVEVDVVMTRAATEFVGPVTFEALTGRPVHTELFDPGHALEHITLARQAHAIVVAPATADFLARAASGQADDLLTACLLAATCPVLLVPAMNDRMWAHPQTQRNVRHLAELGYHVLPPDEGLLAVGEGSGPGRMPEPETIVAHVGRLLETRGPLTGKRVVVTAGPTREAIDPVRFISNHSSGKMGVAVAAAAWRRGADVELIAGPLLVEPPVGPRVTHVETTAEMADAVRRALGAADALVMAAAPADFTPAHVATSKIKKGATAPTLTLDFTVDILVSTRSARRPGSVIVGFALETNDVLAHARAKLDDKELDLIVVNDATEPGAGFGVDTNRVTLLDRAGGETRLDLMLKTQVAEAILDRVEGMLGGR, encoded by the coding sequence ATGAGTCTCGCGTCCCCTCGGCCCTACGCGTCGCGCCGCGTTCTGCTCGGCGTCACCGGCGGAATCGCCAGCTATAAGTCCGCCTGGGTGGCGCGTTTGCTCACCAAGGCGGGCGTCGAGGTGGACGTGGTGATGACCCGCGCCGCCACCGAATTCGTGGGGCCGGTTACGTTCGAAGCCCTCACCGGCCGGCCCGTGCATACCGAGCTGTTCGACCCCGGCCACGCCCTCGAACACATCACCCTCGCCCGCCAAGCCCACGCAATCGTCGTCGCGCCGGCGACGGCCGACTTCCTGGCGCGCGCCGCCTCGGGACAGGCCGACGACCTCCTCACCGCCTGCCTCCTTGCCGCCACGTGCCCGGTGCTGCTCGTGCCGGCCATGAACGACCGCATGTGGGCACACCCGCAAACCCAGCGCAACGTGCGGCACCTGGCGGAACTCGGCTACCACGTCCTGCCGCCGGACGAGGGCCTGCTCGCGGTGGGCGAGGGCAGCGGCCCGGGGCGTATGCCGGAACCCGAGACGATCGTCGCACACGTGGGGCGCCTGCTCGAGACGCGCGGGCCACTCACCGGCAAGCGCGTAGTGGTCACCGCCGGACCGACTCGCGAGGCGATCGACCCGGTGCGATTCATCTCCAACCACAGCAGCGGCAAGATGGGCGTGGCCGTCGCCGCAGCCGCCTGGCGGCGCGGGGCCGACGTGGAATTGATCGCCGGGCCGCTGTTGGTCGAGCCTCCCGTGGGCCCGCGGGTCACCCACGTGGAGACCACGGCCGAAATGGCCGACGCGGTGCGGCGTGCGCTGGGAGCCGCCGACGCGCTGGTGATGGCGGCGGCGCCCGCCGACTTCACCCCGGCGCACGTGGCGACGTCCAAGATCAAGAAGGGCGCCACGGCGCCGACGCTCACCCTCGATTTCACGGTGGACATTCTGGTCTCGACGCGCAGCGCGCGCCGGCCGGGGAGCGTGATCGTCGGATTCGCCCTCGAAACGAACGACGTGCTCGCACACGCACGCGCGAAACTCGACGACAAGGAACTCGACCTGATCGTCGTCAACGACGCCACCGAGCCGGGCGCGGGGTTCGGCGTGGACACGAACCGGGTCACGCTGCTCGATCGCGCGGGTGGAGAGACCCGCCTCGACCTCATGCTCAAGACCCAAGTGGCCGAGGCCATCCTGGACCGCGTAGAGGGAATGCTCGGTGGACGCTAG
- a CDS encoding uracil-DNA glycosylase family protein, protein MDAREQLRRYLEQRREMGESELVLDNLSVEDALRLLGAGNPVPGGSADWRATLKQAGATPGDAAPVKPPPRQTQPPAREHEPAPEARNAPAVDPMRKRGAFEPPRAQPQSTAAPTGAPPNGLVVGNSSRELFGAQQQPQYGTLDEIARAVSSCTKCALHKGARNAVPGEGSPNAALMCVGEAPGATEDETGRPFVGQAGQLLTKILAAIDLKREDVFIGNVLKHRPPGNRNPLPDEVRACSPYLIRQIELIRPKVILALGTFAAQTLLETKLTIGKLRGQVHRYYGVPLIVTYHPAALLRNPSWKRPTWEDVQLARRILDDTIARG, encoded by the coding sequence GTGGACGCTAGGGAGCAACTGCGACGGTACCTGGAGCAGCGCCGAGAGATGGGCGAGTCGGAACTCGTGCTCGATAATCTCTCGGTGGAGGACGCCCTGCGTCTGCTCGGCGCCGGGAACCCGGTCCCGGGGGGCAGCGCCGACTGGCGCGCCACGCTCAAGCAGGCGGGCGCGACCCCTGGCGATGCGGCCCCGGTCAAGCCTCCGCCGCGCCAAACACAGCCGCCCGCCCGCGAGCACGAGCCGGCCCCCGAGGCGCGGAACGCGCCGGCCGTCGATCCGATGCGCAAACGCGGGGCCTTCGAGCCGCCGCGGGCCCAACCCCAGTCGACGGCAGCCCCCACCGGCGCTCCGCCCAATGGACTCGTCGTGGGGAATAGTTCGCGCGAACTATTCGGCGCCCAGCAGCAGCCGCAGTACGGCACGTTGGATGAGATCGCCAGAGCGGTGAGTTCCTGTACCAAGTGCGCGCTCCACAAGGGGGCGCGAAACGCGGTGCCCGGTGAAGGCAGCCCGAATGCCGCCCTCATGTGCGTGGGGGAGGCGCCGGGCGCCACCGAGGACGAGACCGGGAGGCCCTTCGTGGGGCAGGCAGGCCAACTCCTCACCAAGATCCTTGCCGCGATCGACCTGAAGCGCGAGGATGTGTTCATCGGCAACGTGCTCAAACACCGCCCGCCCGGCAACCGCAACCCGTTGCCGGACGAAGTCCGGGCCTGCAGCCCGTATCTGATCCGTCAGATCGAGTTGATCCGGCCCAAGGTCATCCTGGCGCTGGGTACGTTCGCCGCGCAGACGTTGCTCGAAACGAAACTCACGATTGGGAAGCTCCGGGGACAGGTGCACCGATACTATGGCGTGCCACTGATCGTCACCTATCATCCGGCCGCCCTGCTCCGAAACCCCTCTTGGAAGCGCCCTACCTGGGAAGATGTCCAGCTTGCCCGCCGAATACTCGACGACACCATCGCCCGTGGGTGA
- the dnaB gene encoding replicative DNA helicase: MSSLPAEYSTTPSPVGDAFRDRQPPYSEDAELAVLAAMLMDQDAIERTGEILNDSMFYVERNRRVFRAITAISQQGTVVDPLTLAEELNRRGELDAAGGKEYIGFLVDAVPTAANVEYHAKIVLEKALIRSLIQVSTGIVTDAFAGQHTAAELLDAAESRIFQVSEQRKNAGFVRLKNLMWPAMEHIELLQKGGKTITGVASGFTDLDEITSGFQNSELVIVAARPSMGKTAFTLNLAQHAAIENNVAVAFFSLEMSKEALVQRMLTSEARVDAQRLRKATLRDDDLPRLARAAGILSSAPIWIDDSPGLTLLEMRSKARRLKVEANIGLVIVDYLQLMSGPTNAESRQQEVSQISRGLKALAKELGVPVVALSQLSRAPELRTGENKRPQLSDLRESGAIEQDADLIMFLYRQEFYDGPTDKDGNSLEGKSEVIVGKQRNGPTGIVNLYFHKHYTRFENYTQRNTGP, from the coding sequence ATGTCCAGCTTGCCCGCCGAATACTCGACGACACCATCGCCCGTGGGTGACGCGTTCCGCGACCGGCAGCCGCCGTACTCGGAAGACGCCGAACTCGCCGTGCTGGCCGCCATGCTCATGGACCAGGACGCGATCGAGCGCACTGGAGAGATCCTCAACGACTCGATGTTCTATGTCGAGCGCAACCGGCGCGTCTTCCGGGCCATCACGGCGATCTCCCAGCAGGGCACGGTGGTCGATCCGCTCACACTCGCCGAGGAGCTGAACCGGCGGGGCGAACTCGACGCGGCGGGCGGCAAGGAATACATCGGCTTCCTGGTGGACGCCGTTCCGACCGCCGCCAACGTCGAGTATCACGCCAAGATCGTCCTCGAGAAGGCGCTGATCCGTTCGCTCATCCAGGTCTCGACCGGAATCGTCACCGACGCGTTCGCCGGCCAGCATACGGCGGCGGAGCTGCTCGATGCGGCGGAATCGCGGATCTTCCAGGTGAGCGAGCAGCGGAAGAATGCCGGGTTTGTCCGCCTCAAGAATCTGATGTGGCCGGCCATGGAGCACATCGAGTTGCTGCAAAAGGGCGGCAAGACGATCACCGGCGTGGCCAGCGGTTTCACCGACCTCGACGAGATTACGTCGGGGTTCCAGAACTCCGAACTGGTGATCGTCGCGGCGCGGCCCTCCATGGGGAAGACGGCCTTCACGCTCAACCTCGCGCAGCACGCGGCGATCGAGAACAATGTCGCGGTGGCCTTCTTCTCGCTGGAAATGAGCAAGGAGGCGCTGGTACAGCGCATGCTGACCAGCGAGGCCCGCGTGGACGCGCAGCGCCTGCGCAAAGCGACGCTGCGCGACGACGACCTGCCGCGCCTCGCCCGCGCGGCGGGCATTCTCAGTTCGGCGCCGATCTGGATCGACGACTCGCCTGGCCTCACGCTGCTCGAGATGCGTTCCAAGGCCCGCCGCCTCAAGGTGGAGGCCAACATCGGGCTCGTCATCGTCGACTACCTGCAGCTCATGTCCGGGCCTACCAATGCCGAGAGCCGGCAGCAGGAGGTGAGCCAGATTTCGCGCGGGCTCAAAGCGCTGGCCAAGGAACTCGGGGTCCCGGTCGTGGCGCTCTCCCAGCTCTCGCGCGCCCCCGAGCTGCGTACCGGCGAGAACAAGCGGCCACAATTGTCCGATCTGCGGGAATCTGGTGCGATCGAGCAGGACGCCGACCTTATCATGTTCCTCTACCGCCAGGAGTTCTACGACGGTCCCACCGACAAGGACGGCAACTCGCTCGAAGGCAAGTCGGAGGTCATCGTGGGCAAGCAGCGCAATGGTCCCACCGGCATCGTGAACCTGTACTTTCACAAGCACTACACGCGGTTCGAGAACTACACGCAGCGTAACACCGGGCCGTGA
- the radA gene encoding DNA repair protein RadA: MSSKARTVYRCTECGADHPKWAGRCETCGEWNTLVEEPVAMAVAPRTGAQRRALGARGLGGGGSVAPAPRLREVKGGATERWATGIDEFDFVLGGGLVPGSMVLVGGEPGIGKSTILLQVAASLEQAGRATLYASGEESPLQVKLRADRLGGAAAEVSLLAETNLETVIATAAERAPALLVVDSIQTLFTSDLEGAPGNVGQVRECAARLMRFAKESGTAVMVVGHVTKGGGIAGPKTLEHIVDTVLYFEGDATLDHRLLRATKNRFGSVDEIGVFRMTEQGLVPVANPSELFLGDRNSSASGSALTALMEGSRPILLEIQALATRAGFGTPQRVSTGLDNRRLALLLAVLDKRAGLTFAQLDVFVNVVGGVRLQEPAGDLAVAAALASSIHDRALPSDVLFLGEVGLGGEVRPVSQAERRIAEAANQGMSRVYLAERGIPKRRNPKVQTVGVRTVNDLFERLFA, encoded by the coding sequence GTGAGTTCAAAGGCCAGAACCGTGTACCGCTGCACCGAGTGCGGCGCCGACCACCCCAAGTGGGCCGGCCGCTGCGAGACGTGCGGCGAATGGAACACGCTGGTCGAGGAGCCGGTGGCGATGGCCGTGGCGCCCCGCACCGGCGCGCAACGGCGTGCGCTGGGCGCGCGCGGGTTGGGGGGCGGGGGCAGCGTCGCACCCGCGCCGCGCCTGCGCGAGGTGAAGGGGGGCGCCACCGAGCGCTGGGCCACCGGCATCGACGAATTCGACTTCGTGCTCGGCGGCGGACTGGTGCCGGGCTCCATGGTGCTCGTGGGCGGCGAGCCCGGGATCGGCAAATCGACCATCCTGCTGCAGGTGGCGGCCAGTCTGGAACAGGCCGGACGCGCGACGCTCTACGCCTCGGGCGAGGAGTCGCCGCTCCAGGTGAAACTGCGCGCCGACCGGCTGGGCGGCGCCGCAGCCGAGGTGTCGCTCCTCGCCGAGACGAATCTGGAAACCGTTATCGCCACGGCAGCGGAGCGCGCGCCGGCGCTCCTCGTGGTGGATTCCATCCAGACCCTGTTCACCTCCGATCTCGAGGGAGCGCCAGGCAACGTGGGGCAGGTGCGGGAGTGCGCCGCCCGCCTCATGCGCTTCGCCAAGGAGAGCGGCACGGCGGTGATGGTCGTGGGGCACGTGACGAAGGGGGGAGGGATTGCCGGCCCCAAGACCCTGGAGCACATCGTGGACACGGTGCTCTACTTCGAGGGAGACGCCACCCTCGACCACCGGTTGCTCCGCGCCACCAAGAACCGGTTCGGCAGCGTGGACGAGATCGGCGTGTTTCGTATGACCGAGCAGGGGCTGGTGCCGGTGGCCAATCCGTCGGAGCTGTTCCTGGGCGACCGCAACTCATCGGCCTCCGGCAGTGCGCTCACGGCATTGATGGAGGGCTCGCGACCGATCCTGCTGGAAATCCAGGCGTTGGCCACGCGCGCCGGATTCGGTACGCCGCAGCGCGTGAGCACGGGGCTCGACAACCGGCGGTTGGCCCTGCTGCTCGCCGTGCTCGACAAGCGCGCCGGACTCACCTTCGCACAGTTGGACGTGTTCGTGAACGTGGTCGGCGGCGTGCGCCTCCAAGAGCCCGCCGGCGACCTCGCCGTGGCGGCGGCGCTCGCGTCGAGCATCCACGACCGCGCCCTGCCGAGCGACGTGCTGTTCCTGGGCGAGGTCGGGCTCGGCGGCGAGGTGCGCCCCGTGTCGCAGGCGGAACGACGAATCGCCGAAGCGGCCAACCAGGGCATGAGCCGCGTGTATCTGGCCGAACGTGGCATTCCCAAGCGACGCAACCCCAAGGTGCAAACGGTGGGCGTGCGCACGGTGAACGACCTGTTCGAACGGCTGTTCGCGTGA
- the ispD gene encoding 2-C-methyl-D-erythritol 4-phosphate cytidylyltransferase, which translates to MSPPPRNVGAVIVAGGTGTRVGGAELKQFRWIAGKPMLLHSLQTFMAHPRVVAVVCVLPRQYAGDPPPWIFQCDVDRLLVSVGGRTRTESVYNGLDDLADEAEIVLVHDAARPFVDAATIDRVIAGVEQGGPAVAALPVVDTLKEVDDARNVVRTVDRSNLWRAQTPQGFPRRLIVDVHREAHARHLDATDDAALCEQFGHPAVVVRGDERAMKITEEADFARAEALFPLQA; encoded by the coding sequence GTGAGCCCTCCCCCCCGGAACGTGGGCGCCGTGATCGTCGCCGGTGGCACCGGCACGCGCGTGGGCGGCGCGGAACTCAAGCAGTTCCGGTGGATCGCGGGCAAGCCGATGCTGCTCCACTCGCTGCAGACGTTCATGGCCCACCCGCGCGTGGTGGCCGTGGTGTGCGTGCTTCCCCGCCAGTATGCCGGCGACCCGCCGCCGTGGATCTTCCAGTGCGATGTGGACCGGCTGCTCGTCTCGGTGGGCGGCCGCACGCGCACCGAGTCGGTGTACAATGGGCTCGACGACCTGGCAGACGAGGCCGAGATCGTGCTCGTACACGACGCCGCGCGTCCGTTCGTCGACGCGGCGACCATCGACCGCGTGATCGCCGGCGTGGAGCAGGGCGGTCCCGCCGTGGCGGCGCTCCCCGTGGTGGACACACTCAAGGAAGTGGACGACGCACGAAACGTGGTGCGTACGGTGGATCGATCGAACCTCTGGCGCGCGCAGACGCCGCAAGGGTTCCCGCGTCGCCTCATCGTGGACGTGCACCGCGAGGCGCACGCGCGCCACCTCGATGCCACGGATGACGCCGCGCTGTGCGAACAGTTCGGACATCCGGCGGTCGTGGTGCGCGGTGACGAACGAGCCATGAAGATCACCGAAGAGGCGGACTTCGCGCGCGCCGAGGCGTTGTTTCCCCTGCAGGCATGA
- a CDS encoding L-threonylcarbamoyladenylate synthase, translating into MRPAPLSYPFWSPQEVQSALRPALDQMERRKVLAYPTETVYGFGGAIDRESVGALIRLKRRPTGKPFLLLVDGTETLARLDLHMPSYAANLVARHWPGPLTLVLSGGENRVPPQLRGPEGGVAVRWTSHPATARLIQAHGDAITSTSANRPGVPPAMTAGEILAQWSDAVALGELRVLDGGRLAPSAPSTVVDCMGRHPRVIRPGAISARVLRESVPTLVGDA; encoded by the coding sequence ATGAGACCGGCCCCCCTCAGCTACCCGTTCTGGTCCCCGCAGGAGGTGCAGTCGGCCCTCCGGCCGGCTCTGGATCAGATGGAACGCCGCAAGGTGCTCGCCTATCCCACCGAGACGGTATACGGGTTCGGCGGGGCGATCGACCGCGAGTCGGTGGGCGCGCTCATCCGCCTCAAGCGTCGCCCCACAGGCAAGCCCTTCCTGCTCCTCGTGGACGGAACGGAAACACTGGCCCGGCTCGATCTCCATATGCCGAGCTACGCCGCGAACCTCGTAGCCCGCCACTGGCCGGGGCCGCTCACGCTGGTGCTCTCCGGGGGCGAGAACCGGGTGCCACCGCAGCTGCGAGGCCCCGAGGGAGGCGTGGCGGTCCGCTGGACGAGCCACCCCGCCACGGCGCGCCTCATCCAGGCGCACGGCGACGCGATCACGTCCACCAGCGCCAACCGCCCGGGGGTTCCGCCGGCGATGACCGCAGGGGAGATTCTGGCGCAGTGGTCTGATGCCGTGGCGCTCGGCGAGCTGCGCGTGCTCGACGGCGGCCGCCTCGCGCCCTCTGCTCCCTCAACCGTGGTGGACTGCATGGGTCGTCATCCCCGCGTGATCCGGCCCGGCGCCATCTCGGCGCGTGTGCTGCGCGAGAGCGTGCCCACTCTGGTCGGAGACGCTTGA
- a CDS encoding low molecular weight protein arginine phosphatase, with the protein MRLLFVCTGNTCRSPLAAAIAHTVAAERGLDDIDASSAGTSAWEGASASDGALLVGLERGLDLNAHRSRQLDRELVEQADLVLAMGPHHLERIEALGGAGKSFLLTAYASHGKNTRPVNDPMGAELDVYRATADELDRAVRQTIDRLMAERGSAGDTA; encoded by the coding sequence GTGCGCCTGCTCTTCGTCTGTACCGGCAATACCTGTCGCAGCCCGCTGGCCGCGGCCATCGCCCACACGGTGGCCGCCGAGCGCGGACTGGACGATATCGACGCATCGAGCGCCGGCACGAGCGCCTGGGAAGGGGCGTCGGCGTCGGACGGCGCGCTGCTCGTTGGGCTCGAGCGCGGGCTCGATCTCAACGCGCACCGTTCGCGGCAACTCGATCGCGAGTTGGTGGAGCAGGCCGATCTCGTGCTCGCCATGGGGCCGCACCATCTGGAACGCATCGAAGCGCTGGGCGGAGCGGGCAAGTCGTTCCTGCTCACCGCCTATGCGTCCCATGGAAAGAACACGCGGCCGGTGAACGACCCGATGGGCGCCGAGTTGGACGTCTATCGCGCTACCGCGGACGAACTGGACCGTGCCGTGCGCCAGACGATCGACCGCCTGATGGCCGAACGCGGGTCCGCCGGGGACACCGCGTGA